From Streptomyces sp. NBC_00237, a single genomic window includes:
- a CDS encoding galactose oxidase-like domain-containing protein — translation MSFRPSRRAKRLSITAAVVVAVAAFNGPALYRFGSEQYHEYKINRQEYKAENGKWDFLDVPTDKKINTIHSALLHTGKVLLIAGSGNNQKNFDAGKFESVLWDPKNNTYKMIKTPKDMFCSGHTQLGDGKLLVAGGTKRYEKLEGDVTKAGGLMVVHNENPDKPITIPAGTVFQGKKNGKTYVSKDPVLVEKAKKVFATTGPNKGKFLRTEAGLGRIYVEAKQSGKQYESGAQDNYAIPSLTGANARNTYGVAEKLALDKKDFQGIREAYEFDPVAEKYITVDPMNEARWYPSLTTLKDGKVLATSGLDDIGQIVPGKDEIYDPKTKTWKYTGFERRLPTYPSLFTLNSGKLIYTGSNAGYGPADVGREPGIWDLTNNSFKKIPGMSDPDQLETSASVMLPPAQDQRFMVIGGGGVGESEKSTEKTRLVDADDDNPTFKDGPSLDKGTRYPSASLMPDDTVLITGGSEDYRGRSDSNIKEARSFDPKTNKLKRLADPEVGRNYHSSSVLLPDGRVMVAGSDSLYSDKANTRPGVFEQRIEIYTPPYLYRDSRPKLNDGPKKIARGGTGTFTSQHASSIKTAKLMRPSAVTHMTDMDQRSIALEFKKTADGITVTVPKNQALVPSGYYMLFVTDDQGTPSEAVWVEVP, via the coding sequence ATGAGTTTCCGTCCGAGCCGCCGGGCCAAGCGCCTCTCCATCACGGCGGCCGTGGTCGTCGCCGTGGCGGCGTTCAACGGGCCCGCGCTGTACCGCTTCGGTTCGGAGCAGTACCACGAGTACAAGATCAACCGCCAGGAGTACAAGGCGGAGAACGGCAAGTGGGACTTCCTCGACGTCCCGACCGACAAGAAGATCAACACGATCCACTCGGCGCTGCTGCACACCGGCAAGGTCCTGCTCATCGCGGGGTCCGGCAACAACCAGAAGAACTTCGACGCGGGCAAGTTCGAGTCGGTCCTGTGGGACCCGAAGAACAACACCTACAAGATGATCAAGACCCCGAAGGACATGTTCTGTTCGGGTCACACGCAGCTGGGCGACGGCAAGCTCCTCGTCGCGGGCGGCACCAAGCGGTACGAGAAGCTCGAAGGTGACGTCACCAAGGCCGGTGGCCTGATGGTGGTGCACAACGAGAACCCCGACAAGCCGATAACGATCCCCGCCGGGACCGTCTTCCAGGGCAAGAAGAACGGCAAGACGTACGTCTCCAAGGACCCGGTCCTGGTGGAGAAGGCCAAGAAGGTCTTCGCCACGACCGGCCCCAACAAGGGCAAGTTCCTGCGCACCGAGGCCGGTCTCGGCCGGATCTACGTCGAGGCCAAGCAGTCGGGCAAGCAGTACGAGTCGGGCGCCCAGGACAACTACGCCATCCCCTCGCTGACCGGCGCCAACGCCCGCAACACCTACGGCGTCGCCGAGAAGCTCGCCCTGGACAAGAAGGACTTCCAGGGCATCCGGGAGGCGTACGAGTTCGACCCGGTGGCGGAGAAGTACATCACCGTCGACCCGATGAACGAGGCGCGCTGGTACCCGTCGCTGACGACGCTCAAGGACGGCAAGGTCCTGGCGACCTCCGGCCTCGACGACATCGGCCAGATCGTCCCGGGCAAGGACGAGATCTACGACCCGAAGACGAAGACCTGGAAGTACACGGGCTTCGAGCGGCGGCTGCCGACGTACCCGTCGCTGTTCACGCTGAACAGCGGCAAGCTCATCTACACGGGCTCCAACGCGGGCTACGGCCCGGCTGACGTCGGCCGTGAGCCCGGCATCTGGGACCTGACGAACAACAGCTTCAAGAAGATCCCGGGCATGAGCGACCCGGACCAGCTGGAGACCTCGGCCTCGGTCATGCTGCCCCCGGCGCAGGACCAGCGGTTCATGGTCATCGGCGGCGGCGGCGTCGGCGAGTCGGAGAAGTCGACGGAGAAGACCCGCCTGGTCGACGCCGACGACGACAACCCGACCTTCAAGGACGGGCCCTCGCTCGACAAGGGCACCCGCTACCCCAGCGCCTCGCTGATGCCGGACGACACCGTCCTGATCACCGGCGGCTCCGAGGACTACCGGGGGCGCAGCGACTCCAACATCAAGGAGGCGCGCTCCTTCGACCCGAAGACCAACAAGCTCAAGCGGCTCGCCGACCCCGAAGTGGGGCGCAACTACCACTCCAGCTCGGTGCTGCTGCCCGACGGCCGCGTCATGGTGGCGGGCTCCGACTCGCTGTACTCGGACAAGGCCAACACCCGGCCGGGCGTCTTCGAGCAGCGGATCGAGATCTACACCCCGCCGTACCTCTACCGCGACTCGCGGCCGAAGCTGAACGACGGGCCGAAGAAGATCGCTCGGGGCGGCACCGGCACGTTCACCTCGCAGCACGCCTCGTCCATCAAGACGGCGAAGCTGATGCGGCCGAG
- a CDS encoding cellulose synthase catalytic subunit, which translates to MTSTPSGAGQYHDPTHDPTQTTQLRVPPQPTSGGQGRRQQKALPKYDYEHYSRLAGPLTQPDPSKPYRVQYRSLISQEPHRIRAALLLCAAPLLSLGLFVWLMQPSHWTDRDPNLQDDLLRALDVVMLVSIGLIELFRTLNVISNAHATLVARDPIPVVPETGTRVAFMTSFVPGKEPLSMVTKTLEAAVKIRHRGLLHIWLLDEGDDPEVKAVCERLGVHHFSRKGIAKWNQKKGAHRAKTKHGNYNAWLDAHGDDYDYFASVDTDHIPLPNYLERMLGYFRDPNIGFVIGPQVYGNYDTFVTKAAESQQFLFHALIQRAGNRYGAPMFVGTSNAVRIKALKQIGGLYDSITEDMATGFEIHRAKNPATGKKWRSVYTPDVLAVGEGPTAWTDFFTQQLRWSRGTYETILKQYWKGWGTLPPSKLFNYTMMIIFYPMSAMNWILAALSCALFLGMGASGVQIDPVIWMMLYGNASALQIGLYIWNRRHNVSPHEPEGSGGLAGMAMSALSAPIYARSLFDAALRRKSSFVVTPKGDSSSPDTLFGTFRIHLFFILIFGGSIGVSYWRGHSHPAMVTWATLALLITAAPIIAWRLGMRAEKKNGKPGPQQGPGSAGTAPEYGDQQAFPGQHQGQYGDGGHAPQQKPSWAAPDQTMQISSLGGRKK; encoded by the coding sequence ATGACGTCGACGCCGAGCGGCGCCGGGCAGTACCACGACCCTACCCACGACCCCACCCAGACGACGCAGCTGCGGGTTCCCCCCCAGCCCACGTCGGGCGGACAGGGTCGCCGACAGCAGAAGGCGCTGCCCAAGTACGACTACGAGCACTACAGCCGCCTCGCCGGTCCGCTGACCCAGCCGGACCCGAGCAAGCCGTACCGGGTCCAGTACCGCTCGCTGATCTCCCAGGAGCCGCACCGCATCCGTGCGGCCCTGCTGCTGTGCGCCGCACCGCTGCTCTCGCTCGGCCTCTTCGTCTGGCTGATGCAGCCCTCGCACTGGACCGACCGCGACCCGAACCTCCAGGACGACCTCCTGCGCGCGCTCGACGTCGTCATGCTCGTGTCGATCGGCCTCATCGAGCTCTTCCGCACGCTGAACGTGATCTCCAACGCGCACGCCACGCTCGTCGCGCGCGACCCGATCCCGGTCGTCCCCGAGACCGGCACCCGGGTCGCCTTCATGACCTCCTTCGTGCCCGGCAAGGAACCGCTGTCGATGGTCACCAAGACCCTGGAGGCGGCCGTCAAGATCCGCCACCGGGGCCTGCTGCACATCTGGCTCCTCGACGAGGGCGACGACCCCGAGGTCAAGGCCGTCTGCGAGCGCCTGGGCGTGCACCACTTCTCCCGCAAGGGCATCGCGAAGTGGAACCAGAAGAAGGGCGCGCACCGCGCGAAGACCAAGCACGGCAACTACAACGCCTGGCTGGACGCGCACGGTGACGACTACGACTACTTCGCCTCGGTCGACACCGACCACATCCCGCTCCCGAACTACCTGGAGCGCATGCTCGGCTACTTCCGCGACCCGAACATCGGCTTCGTCATCGGCCCGCAGGTGTACGGCAACTACGACACCTTCGTCACGAAGGCCGCCGAGTCGCAGCAGTTCCTCTTCCACGCCCTGATCCAGCGCGCGGGCAACCGCTACGGCGCCCCCATGTTCGTGGGCACGTCCAACGCCGTGCGCATCAAGGCGCTGAAGCAGATCGGCGGTCTGTACGACTCGATCACCGAGGACATGGCGACGGGCTTCGAGATCCACCGCGCCAAGAACCCGGCGACGGGCAAGAAGTGGCGCTCGGTCTACACCCCGGACGTGCTGGCCGTCGGCGAGGGCCCCACCGCCTGGACCGACTTCTTCACCCAGCAGCTCCGCTGGTCGCGCGGTACGTACGAGACGATCCTCAAGCAGTACTGGAAGGGCTGGGGCACGCTGCCCCCGAGCAAGCTCTTCAACTACACGATGATGATCATCTTCTACCCGATGTCCGCCATGAACTGGATCCTGGCCGCACTCTCCTGTGCGCTGTTCCTGGGCATGGGCGCCTCGGGTGTCCAGATCGACCCGGTCATCTGGATGATGCTGTACGGCAACGCCTCCGCGCTCCAGATCGGCCTGTACATCTGGAACCGCCGCCACAACGTCTCGCCGCACGAGCCCGAGGGTTCCGGCGGTCTGGCCGGTATGGCGATGTCCGCACTGTCGGCGCCGATCTACGCGCGCTCGCTGTTCGACGCCGCGCTGCGCCGCAAGTCCAGCTTCGTCGTGACGCCCAAGGGCGACTCGTCCAGCCCGGACACGCTGTTCGGCACGTTCCGCATCCACCTGTTCTTCATCCTGATCTTCGGCGGGTCCATCGGCGTCTCGTACTGGCGCGGGCACTCGCACCCGGCGATGGTCACCTGGGCCACGCTCGCCCTCCTCATCACGGCGGCGCCGATCATCGCCTGGCGCCTGGGCATGCGCGCGGAGAAGAAGAACGGCAAGCCCGGACCGCAGCAGGGCCCCGGCTCCGCGGGCACCGCCCCCGAGTACGGCGACCAGCAGGCGTTCCCCGGCCAGCACCAGGGGCAGTACGGCGACGGCGGTCACGCGCCGCAGCAGAAGCCGAGCTGGGCCGCGCCCGACCAGACCATGCAGATTTCTTCCCTTGGGGGACGTAAGAAATGA
- a CDS encoding peptidoglycan-binding protein, with translation MIQFEEIQPAADCPCTGCAARRRECRTRSLSVRDGGHAARTALVLVTAAGVVLGGGGAAGAAETTPDGEGYHDHSAHYELEKRAERRGGEEGEKEKEKEKERGKGEELDVPVPQGQAAPLHGGSDSASRSPGAGAPGPSGVAAAPKLKPATRSEIVKRAKTWVAAGVPYSMEKYWSDGYRQDCSGYVSMAWGLSGNEWTGSLADYGVKVDRDQLQPGDILLFHNTDDPHDGSHVTIFGGWTDYTHGHYLAYEQTRPRTRHQSTPLGYWNNADRYLAYRYKGLVGSTAVQGAPGAPVYPGAKHFRAGQSNAYVEQLGRRLTERGFGKHYRVGPGPRWGEADRRNVEAFQRAQGWRGAAADGYPGPETWRRLFATGAAEGATTEGVRR, from the coding sequence GTGATCCAGTTCGAGGAGATTCAGCCCGCCGCCGACTGTCCCTGCACCGGCTGTGCGGCCCGCCGCCGGGAGTGCCGGACGCGTTCTCTTTCCGTACGTGACGGGGGTCACGCCGCACGCACGGCGTTGGTGCTGGTCACGGCGGCCGGAGTGGTGCTGGGCGGCGGGGGAGCGGCGGGAGCGGCCGAGACGACGCCGGACGGGGAGGGGTACCACGACCACAGTGCGCACTACGAGCTGGAGAAGAGGGCGGAGAGGAGGGGAGGGGAGGAGGGGGAGAAGGAGAAGGAGAAGGAGAAGGAGAGGGGGAAGGGAGAGGAGCTGGATGTCCCGGTGCCGCAGGGGCAGGCCGCGCCGCTGCACGGAGGATCTGATTCCGCTTCTCGTTCCCCCGGGGCCGGTGCCCCCGGCCCCTCCGGTGTCGCTGCCGCGCCGAAGCTGAAGCCCGCCACCCGCTCCGAGATCGTCAAGCGCGCCAAGACCTGGGTCGCGGCCGGGGTCCCGTACAGCATGGAGAAGTACTGGAGCGACGGGTACCGGCAGGACTGCTCGGGGTACGTCTCGATGGCCTGGGGGCTCAGCGGCAACGAGTGGACGGGCAGCCTCGCCGACTACGGGGTCAAGGTGGACCGTGACCAGCTCCAGCCCGGCGACATCCTGCTCTTCCACAACACCGACGACCCGCACGACGGCTCCCACGTCACCATCTTCGGCGGCTGGACGGACTACACCCACGGCCACTACCTCGCGTACGAACAGACCCGTCCCAGGACCCGCCACCAGTCCACCCCGCTCGGCTACTGGAACAACGCGGACCGCTATCTGGCCTACCGCTACAAGGGCCTCGTCGGCTCCACGGCCGTGCAGGGCGCGCCCGGCGCCCCCGTGTATCCCGGGGCGAAGCACTTCCGGGCGGGGCAGTCCAACGCGTACGTGGAGCAGTTGGGGCGGCGGCTGACGGAGCGGGGCTTCGGCAAGCACTACAGGGTCGGTCCCGGCCCCCGCTGGGGCGAGGCCGACCGGCGCAACGTCGAGGCGTTCCAGCGGGCGCAGGGCTGGCGGGGCGCGGCGGCGGACGGCTACCCGGGGCCGGAGACGTGGCGGCGGCTGTTCGCCACGGGGGCTGCGGAGGGTGCGACGACGGAGGGTGTGCGGCGATGA
- a CDS encoding SPFH domain-containing protein yields the protein MSDSVGTTASGTSGTGRASGTGGVSGAGGAVGVTGRSPVIRNEATTEIPVHLLFRDEPGIGDEPGTRDESRIGDGPRIGDGPREAVVSSGVAVVGRRRGTGEQRRVAAAPPAPEETGAAHRAPVERPGPARPGWAAVGVGLAAAAGCAAVLWWVGLAPGPVRALLGLPLRTYDGMRIGDWGALAGLVGVGLCAFGGLTRGKEGYAFVLTLFGAYRGSVRRTGLVWLSPLLVRRRVDVRLKHWRSEPLSVVDRNGIPLRVVVLVVWRVADPARATLTVRDHAGQLRGQVEAGLARVLSQLPADALGAKAGGGGRTLRDAAAVGDALTRQVAARAAATGVEVFSVQPLRIEYAPEVAEAMRRRRFAALDAADRERALGAAVDAVEDTVRRLTARGLVGELDDYERRSLVRELMVAYLGGR from the coding sequence ATGAGCGATTCCGTGGGTACGACGGCGAGCGGGACGAGCGGGACGGGCAGGGCGAGCGGGACGGGCGGGGTGAGTGGGGCGGGCGGGGCCGTGGGGGTCACCGGCCGGAGTCCGGTGATCAGGAACGAGGCGACCACCGAGATCCCCGTGCACCTTCTCTTCCGCGACGAGCCGGGGATCGGTGACGAGCCGGGGACCCGCGACGAGTCGAGGATCGGTGACGGGCCGAGGATCGGTGACGGGCCGAGGGAGGCCGTCGTCTCCTCGGGCGTGGCCGTCGTCGGGCGGCGGCGCGGTACCGGTGAGCAGCGCAGGGTGGCCGCCGCCCCTCCCGCCCCCGAGGAGACCGGGGCCGCGCACCGGGCGCCGGTGGAGCGGCCGGGTCCGGCGCGCCCCGGCTGGGCGGCGGTCGGCGTGGGTCTCGCGGCGGCGGCCGGATGCGCGGCGGTGTTGTGGTGGGTGGGGCTGGCCCCGGGGCCCGTGCGCGCGCTGCTCGGGCTGCCCCTGCGGACGTACGACGGCATGAGGATCGGTGACTGGGGGGCGCTGGCCGGGCTGGTGGGGGTGGGGCTGTGCGCGTTCGGCGGGCTGACCCGGGGAAAGGAGGGGTACGCGTTCGTGCTCACGCTCTTCGGGGCGTACCGGGGGAGTGTGCGGCGGACGGGGCTGGTGTGGCTGAGCCCGCTGCTGGTGCGCCGACGGGTGGACGTCAGGCTCAAGCACTGGCGGAGCGAGCCGCTGTCCGTCGTCGACCGGAACGGCATTCCGCTGCGCGTCGTGGTCCTGGTGGTGTGGCGGGTGGCGGACCCGGCGCGGGCCACCCTCACGGTCCGTGACCACGCCGGGCAGCTGCGCGGGCAGGTCGAGGCGGGGCTCGCGCGAGTGCTGTCGCAGCTGCCCGCCGACGCGCTCGGGGCGAAGGCGGGCGGCGGGGGGCGGACCCTTCGGGACGCGGCGGCGGTCGGGGACGCGCTGACCCGGCAGGTGGCCGCGCGGGCGGCGGCGACCGGGGTCGAGGTGTTCTCCGTACAGCCCCTGCGGATCGAGTACGCACCCGAGGTCGCGGAGGCGATGCGGCGCAGGCGGTTCGCGGCGCTGGACGCGGCCGACCGGGAGCGGGCGCTGGGCGCGGCGGTCGACGCGGTCGAGGACACGGTGCGCAGGCTCACCGCGCGGGGGCTCGTGGGGGAGCTGGACGACTACGAACGGCGTTCTCTGGTGCGGGAGTTGATGGTGGCGTACCTCGGGGGGAGGTAG
- a CDS encoding lytic polysaccharide monooxygenase has product MRKRAMSAAVVGLAVAGSAMLATSSANSHGYTDSPISRQKLCANGTVKNCGSIQWEPQSVEGPKGFPASGPADGRICAGGNSGFAQLDDPRAGAWPATQVSGGQSYSFRWQFTARHRTSDFRYYITKQGWDPSKPLTRASLDPQPFLNVPYGGQQPPATLTHQGTIPSGKTGRHVVLAVWNVYDTANAFYACSDVKF; this is encoded by the coding sequence ATGCGTAAAAGGGCAATGAGTGCTGCCGTCGTAGGACTCGCCGTGGCGGGCAGCGCCATGCTGGCCACCAGCAGCGCCAACAGTCACGGGTACACCGACTCCCCGATCAGCCGCCAGAAACTCTGTGCCAACGGCACGGTGAAGAACTGCGGATCCATCCAGTGGGAACCGCAGAGCGTCGAGGGCCCCAAGGGCTTCCCGGCGTCAGGACCGGCCGACGGCCGGATATGTGCGGGCGGCAACAGCGGCTTCGCACAGCTCGACGACCCGAGGGCCGGGGCCTGGCCCGCCACCCAGGTCTCGGGCGGCCAGAGCTACTCCTTCCGCTGGCAGTTCACCGCGCGGCACCGCACGTCGGACTTCCGGTACTACATCACCAAGCAGGGCTGGGACCCGAGCAAGCCGCTCACCCGGGCCTCGCTCGACCCGCAGCCGTTCCTGAACGTGCCGTACGGCGGCCAGCAGCCGCCCGCGACGCTGACCCACCAGGGAACGATTCCCTCGGGCAAGACCGGCAGGCACGTCGTGCTGGCGGTGTGGAACGTGTACGACACCGCGAACGCGTTCTACGCCTGCTCGGACGTGAAGTTCTGA
- a CDS encoding amidohydrolase family protein: MPRRTFLQAATVTVGAVAVGGGAGVATGPQALAAPVPPRTLHLTAATNGSATAHRTHFIAEVQNVLWSFDGSGGPAKALTPPDLEPTRPVLSPDGRQVALAAYRGGHFHIWVMNADGSGLRRLTEGPWDDRGPVWSPDGTRLAFSSERGGDPVKGSPYRIWTVEVRTGQLSQLTGRESQSGPHQDKPWEDFDPAWGGDGTRVLFVRGAVEGASLQARTIASVPADGSGAVTVVHAEPATAPPGGLQTPAVSPAGRTAWLRSTATGPTARFQFVSLVVDGKNVQVEGSLAVAPPRWLDDEHLLVTLDGQFQIVRPHRDPTGRKVPFRAELPVEQPSYRVKRYELEPRGTRRVRGIQQPVLAPDGRSFAFVALNSLWVQPTSGRGARPRRVVEGAPTSYLQGPSFSRDGRWLLYVDDRDGLNSVRRVELATGKEELLAQGGRTHPALSPDGKRLACLDMTGGLVVRDLASGAEKVVAAPLGGGGLPGPPSWSPDGRHVAYADRNRLNYRFREGYNLIRVVEVATGASRLHALAPFASLSDRYASGPAWSHDGKWLACVSESALWVLPVGADGSPAGEAKQVSDYGADQPSWAADSRTILYLAEGKVRLTTRGAKGAGREIPVRLDYRSSAPAEVVVHAGRLWDGTAGDGRVRSDVDILIRDGRIAGIEPHREGRKAGRFVDASRQTVLPGLWDAHTHPWQYTYGARQTAVSLAYGITTTVSLAGFSYEQARLREDVVAGRLAGPRLLTTGELLDGSRVAYSMGRAHRTQDGLRRSLARGAALDWDFVKTYVRAPLAYMERAARFGHEELGVLSGSHLVSQGVQSGEDLTSHLIATERAEQGHGATSEGFTYGDTVAAYTEGGLKLLATPFVASPLLGDFPELADDVRVTAMMPPWDAAAVRASAAQAPTDAQRLALRRELATYRGIVDGGGRMAIGTDTPITPVGLTLHIVLRAMVRGGFTAAEALRSVTRTPAELFGAERDLGTVEVGKLGDLTVVDGNPLEDFDDLVKVSAVLVGGRVHEREALGAVYEGRRAAPGVALRAEARWEGVREQMEEGGCC; encoded by the coding sequence ATGCCCCGCCGCACCTTCCTCCAGGCCGCAACCGTCACGGTCGGCGCCGTCGCCGTCGGGGGCGGGGCCGGGGTGGCGACGGGCCCGCAGGCCCTCGCCGCACCGGTTCCGCCCCGCACCCTCCACCTGACCGCCGCCACCAACGGCTCCGCCACCGCCCACCGCACCCACTTCATCGCCGAGGTCCAGAACGTCCTGTGGTCCTTCGACGGGAGCGGCGGCCCCGCCAAGGCCCTCACCCCGCCCGACCTCGAACCCACCCGCCCCGTCCTCTCGCCCGACGGCCGCCAGGTCGCCCTGGCCGCCTACCGAGGGGGCCACTTCCACATCTGGGTGATGAACGCCGACGGGTCCGGACTGCGCCGCCTCACCGAAGGACCCTGGGACGACCGAGGCCCCGTCTGGTCCCCGGACGGCACCCGCCTCGCCTTCTCCTCCGAACGCGGCGGCGACCCCGTCAAGGGCAGCCCGTACCGGATCTGGACCGTCGAGGTCCGCACCGGGCAGCTCAGTCAACTCACCGGCAGGGAAAGCCAGTCGGGGCCGCACCAGGACAAGCCCTGGGAGGACTTCGACCCCGCCTGGGGCGGCGACGGCACCCGCGTGCTCTTCGTGCGCGGCGCCGTCGAAGGAGCCTCGCTCCAGGCCCGTACGATCGCCTCGGTCCCCGCCGACGGGTCGGGGGCCGTCACCGTCGTGCACGCCGAGCCCGCCACCGCGCCGCCCGGCGGCCTCCAGACACCCGCCGTCTCCCCGGCGGGCCGCACCGCCTGGCTGCGCAGCACCGCCACCGGGCCCACCGCCCGCTTCCAGTTCGTATCCCTCGTGGTCGACGGGAAGAACGTGCAGGTCGAGGGCTCGCTGGCGGTCGCCCCGCCGCGCTGGCTCGACGACGAGCACCTGCTGGTCACCCTCGACGGGCAGTTCCAGATCGTCCGCCCGCACCGCGACCCCACCGGCCGGAAGGTGCCCTTCCGCGCGGAGCTGCCGGTCGAGCAACCCTCGTACCGGGTGAAGAGGTACGAGCTGGAGCCCCGCGGCACCCGCCGCGTGCGCGGCATCCAGCAGCCGGTGCTCGCCCCCGACGGCCGCTCCTTCGCCTTCGTCGCGCTGAACTCCCTGTGGGTGCAGCCGACGTCCGGGCGCGGCGCCCGGCCGAGGCGGGTGGTGGAGGGCGCACCGACCAGCTACCTCCAGGGTCCGTCCTTCAGCCGCGACGGGCGGTGGCTGCTGTACGTCGACGACCGCGACGGGCTGAACTCCGTGCGGCGCGTCGAACTCGCGACGGGGAAAGAGGAGTTGCTGGCCCAGGGCGGGCGCACGCATCCCGCGCTCTCGCCCGACGGCAAGCGGCTCGCCTGCCTCGACATGACCGGTGGACTCGTCGTACGGGACCTCGCGAGCGGAGCCGAGAAGGTCGTGGCCGCACCGCTCGGCGGGGGCGGGCTGCCCGGTCCGCCGAGCTGGTCGCCGGACGGCAGGCACGTCGCGTACGCGGACCGGAACCGGCTCAATTACCGCTTCCGGGAGGGGTACAACCTCATCCGGGTGGTGGAGGTCGCCACCGGGGCCTCACGGCTGCACGCGCTCGCGCCCTTCGCCTCGCTGTCCGACCGGTACGCCTCCGGGCCCGCCTGGTCGCACGACGGGAAGTGGCTCGCCTGCGTGAGCGAGTCCGCGCTGTGGGTGCTGCCGGTGGGGGCGGACGGCAGCCCGGCGGGAGAGGCGAAGCAGGTGTCCGACTACGGTGCCGACCAACCGAGTTGGGCCGCCGACTCGCGCACGATCCTCTATCTGGCCGAGGGGAAGGTACGGCTCACGACGCGCGGCGCGAAGGGGGCCGGGCGGGAGATCCCGGTGCGGCTCGACTACCGCAGCTCCGCACCCGCCGAGGTCGTCGTCCACGCGGGACGGCTCTGGGACGGCACCGCGGGCGACGGGCGGGTGCGGTCCGACGTCGACATCCTGATCCGGGACGGGCGCATCGCCGGGATCGAACCGCACCGGGAGGGGCGCAAGGCCGGACGGTTCGTCGACGCCTCGCGGCAGACCGTCCTGCCGGGGCTCTGGGACGCGCACACCCACCCCTGGCAGTACACGTACGGGGCCCGGCAGACCGCCGTGTCGCTGGCGTACGGCATCACGACGACCGTGTCCCTGGCCGGGTTCTCCTACGAGCAGGCCAGGCTGCGGGAGGACGTCGTCGCCGGGCGGCTCGCCGGGCCCCGGCTGCTGACCACCGGCGAGCTCCTCGACGGGTCCCGCGTGGCCTACAGCATGGGGCGCGCCCACCGGACGCAGGACGGGCTGCGCCGGTCGCTGGCCCGGGGGGCCGCGCTGGACTGGGACTTCGTGAAGACGTACGTCAGAGCCCCGCTCGCGTACATGGAGCGGGCGGCCCGGTTCGGGCACGAGGAGCTGGGGGTGCTGTCCGGGTCGCACCTCGTCTCGCAGGGGGTGCAGAGCGGGGAGGACCTGACCAGCCACCTGATCGCCACGGAGCGGGCCGAGCAGGGGCACGGGGCGACGAGCGAGGGATTCACGTACGGGGACACCGTCGCCGCCTACACGGAGGGCGGGCTGAAGCTGCTGGCGACGCCCTTCGTCGCGTCGCCGCTGCTGGGCGACTTCCCCGAGCTGGCCGACGACGTACGGGTCACGGCGATGATGCCGCCGTGGGACGCGGCGGCGGTCAGGGCGAGCGCCGCCCAGGCTCCGACGGATGCCCAACGGCTGGCGCTGCGGAGGGAGTTGGCGACGTACCGGGGCATCGTGGACGGGGGTGGGCGGATGGCGATCGGCACGGACACGCCCATCACACCGGTCGGGCTGACGCTCCACATCGTGCTGCGGGCGATGGTCAGGGGCGGCTTCACGGCCGCGGAGGCGCTGCGGTCCGTGACGCGGACCCCGGCGGAGCTCTTCGGGGCGGAGCGGGACCTGGGCACCGTCGAGGTGGGGAAGCTGGGTGACCTCACCGTCGTGGACGGGAACCCACTGGAGGACTTCGACGACCTGGTGAAGGTGAGCGCGGTACTCGTGGGCGGACGCGTGCACGAGCGCGAGGCGCTCGGTGCGGTGTACGAGGGGCGCCGGGCCGCGCCGGGGGTGGCGCTCAGGGCGGAGGCGCGCTGGGAGGGGGTGCGGGAGCAGATGGAGGAGGGCGGCTGCTGCTGA
- a CDS encoding IclR family transcriptional regulator, whose translation MALKPEPTTPQQPQRSVRHALRVLESVSRHDGGVTADRIARESGLTPTELRPLLLMLRREGYVEQIADGAYVTGEALELVGAPGTTRRELVQQRLQQTLDQLRDSVGAAIYLGRYVDGEVKVTQVAEGPLTPKVNEWVDFRSSAHASAVGKCLLTQLDRDGRRDHLSRHKTARLTSRTITNERVLFSKLDAQPPTVPVLDLQEYALGTVCAAVPLTAGAAVGCLALSLPLEHAHRLRQAADALNRRATPMALSLSL comes from the coding sequence GTGGCGCTGAAGCCCGAGCCGACCACGCCGCAGCAGCCGCAGCGCTCGGTGCGGCACGCACTGCGCGTACTGGAATCGGTCTCGCGGCACGACGGCGGCGTCACGGCCGACCGGATCGCCCGCGAGAGCGGCCTCACCCCCACCGAGCTGCGCCCGCTCCTGCTCATGCTCCGCCGCGAGGGTTACGTCGAGCAGATCGCCGACGGCGCCTACGTGACGGGCGAGGCCCTGGAGCTGGTCGGCGCCCCCGGCACCACCCGCCGCGAGCTCGTCCAGCAGCGCCTCCAGCAGACCCTGGACCAGCTGCGCGACTCGGTCGGCGCCGCGATCTACCTCGGCCGGTACGTGGACGGCGAGGTCAAGGTGACCCAGGTCGCGGAGGGCCCGCTCACCCCCAAGGTCAACGAGTGGGTCGACTTCCGCTCCTCGGCGCACGCCAGCGCGGTCGGCAAGTGCCTGCTCACCCAGCTCGACCGGGACGGCCGCCGCGACCACCTCTCCCGCCACAAGACGGCCCGTCTCACCTCGCGGACGATCACCAATGAACGGGTCCTGTTCTCGAAGCTGGACGCCCAGCCCCCGACCGTCCCGGTCCTGGACCTCCAGGAGTACGCACTGGGGACGGTGTGCGCGGCGGTCCCGCTGACGGCGGGCGCCGCGGTGGGCTGCCTGGCCCTCTCCCTCCCCCTGGAGCACGCGCACCGCCTCCGGCAGGCGGCGGACGCGCTGAACCGGCGGGCGACGCCGATGGCTCTCTCGCTGTCGCTGTAA